In Chiloscyllium plagiosum isolate BGI_BamShark_2017 chromosome 35, ASM401019v2, whole genome shotgun sequence, a genomic segment contains:
- the LOC122540622 gene encoding late histone H2A.2.2-like, whose product MSGRGKSSSGGKARAKAKTRSSRAGLQFPVGRVHRLLRKGNYADRVGAGAPVYLAAVLEYLTAEILELAGNAARDNKKSRIIPRHLQLAIRNDEELNKLLGGVTIAQGGVLPNIQAVLLPKKSGSGPVTGGGGGGGGKSGGKKSSQQSQEF is encoded by the coding sequence ATGTCCGGCCGGGGGAAGAGCAGCAGTGGCGGCAAAGCCCGAGCTAAGGCCAAGACGCGGTCGTCGCGGGCCGGCTTGCAGTTCCCGGTCGGCCGGGTGCACCGGCTGCTGCGCAAGGGCAACTACGCGGACCGGGTGGGGGCGGGCGCCCCGGTTTACCTGGCGGCCGTGCTCGAGTACCTGACCGCCGAGATCCTCGAGCTGGCGGGAAACGCGGCCCGCGACAACAAGAAGTCCCGCATCATCCCCCGGCACCTGCAGCTCGCCATCCGCAACGACGAGGAGCTCAACAAGCTGCTGGGGGGAGTCACCATCGCCCAGGGAGGCGTCCTGCCCAACATCCAGGCCGTGCTGCTGCCCAAGAAATCCGGCTCGGGCCCGGTCACCGGCGgcggaggaggaggtggaggcaaGAGCGGGGGCAAGAAGAGCTCTCAGCAGTCACAGGAGTTCTAG